The nucleotide sequence GGCACACGGCTATAGTCTCTCCCAACCGGTTGGTCTCCTCAACCCGCTCGTTGTAGATGACTGTGGGGATAGACAGGGCTATGGCCAGAGCCCAGATGGCTGTGCAGATGAGGCGGCTGTAGATCAGGGTCCGGGAGCGGAGGCCGAAGGAGCGCCTGGCCTGGACGATGGAGATGTATCGGTCTCCACTGATGCAGGCCAACAGGAGCATGCCACTGTACAGGTTGATGCTGTAGGCTCCTCGTAGGGCCTTAGAGAATGAACAACATATTCTTATAATTCCATGCAATGTTGACATCTGCCTCTGACTTCACTGTAACATGAACGACATTGAAACATCAGGAGCTTTATTAGGAACTACACCAAACCCGTACCTTGCAGACCACCGAGCCCATGCTCCAGTCATGCTGCTCATTGTAGATGATGAGTGGCAGGGTCACGATGAACAGCAGATCTGCCACAGCCACGTTCAGAAGGTACATGTCCGTCATGGTCTTGGCTTTCTTGTAGAAGGCATATGTAACAATCACCAACGCATTGCCACAGAGACCGAATGCACAGATGAAGGAATGGATGTAGGTCTGTATGACTATCTCCATATCGTGGTTGAGATTCAGGTTACAGATATATTCTGTTCCGCTTTCATCAGGATAACTTTCAGTGTAGTCTTTTGGGTCATAATAATCATATTCATCCGTTTGCGTCGCATTATGCACCTCCATGTTTATCACCTgtggagaaaaatatatatttctgccGAAAATAGTAGGCCTTCTATCATGATTTAGTTATTGAATGTCATGATGTACAATCAAGTCCATAACAAAAAGAGAAGATATGAAGATATGAGAAGATATGAACATCACAGTAACTGAACTATTGTCTGTAGCTTCAATGTGACATGTCCTATTTTACACATACAGCAGTGAAACTGAGGAGTGCAAACCCTATTTACTGAGAAACCAACATGTCTGAGAGCTTGAGAACATCCGTTGGTTGTGAATGACCCCATTTTCTGTTGTGACTGAGAGTACATCAAGGCACGTGTAGGTGTTTAACAACTGCATTTGTCTGATCGAAAGCACTGATCCAATCCTTATCAGACCCAAGGCTAGAGATACTAAGACACCTTGTACACAGCATCTCACATCTGTTCCCACATCAACACTGATGTGCCTAAAACAGGTCAACATGATGCCAGTGAAGCCTGCTTGCAAGCACATCGAAAATCAGCTCCCACACGGTATTatcatgactctcatgacttctGTTTGATAAGAATGATAAACATGACCGAAAAGACAAATTGTGTAAAGCATTTGGTAACTACACTATATTACCCAAGTACTGTAGCTATTTATAATGGATAATAGCTGTAGAGATGTACAGTGACACACTGTATGAGGAACAATCTGACTACGGTGAGATATTGTCATGCTACCACTCACATGTTACACACGTGCTATGTTAAAAGACACTTCCGTCTTTCACAATACATGTTCCTGTTCCTATTTAGCTTCCCAACCACACTCTGTATCTCACCGACAGCCATTTAAACGCAATTAATTGCAAGATTCTCTGTGCTCAGTGTCACAATAGTGCTGATCCACAGTGTGAAGACATTAATCTCTCAATCATCTAAGAACGGTTACGAATGAATGTGCTCATAGTGCTCGAGGATTTGCTCGTGCCTTGGAATGTGATGTGATTCATTGCGGATCCTCTTCAAATAATACATGGGCCTTATACAGTATAGAGCTTTTCAAGGACAAAATTGCTTTACAACCATAGAAACAAAACAATAATCTGAGCTCTAaaccagaggtgggaccaagtcactaTTATTCGAGTCACAAGCAAATCACAAGGtccaagtctcaagtcaagtccAAAGTAGAACAGGTCAAGTCCAAGTCGTGCAAATAAAAATTTGAAATACATATTTGTGCAATTATTTGTTCAACTACAAATCTTTGTCTATTTATTGAGGCTACCAGACAGCccttttcattattttgtctaTAACACCTTTGGATTATGTAATTGTAAAATATAGACCTTGTAGCAGTGGTAAGGGCCTGTAATCAGCAGAAGGCATGGCAGGTTGAAGTGCTCAGAGTGTAGATTTATTTCCAGGTCTTGGTGATTGTCACGGCTGTTggagaggaccaaagtgcagcgtggtacgtgttcatactCTTATTAATGGAACTGAACACTgattaacaaaacaacaaagagaacaaACTAAACTGAAACAGTTGTGTCTgatgcagacacaaaacagaaaacaactacccacaaacaccaggggggaacaggctacctaagtatggttctcaatcagagacaacgaaagacagctgcctctgattgggaaccataccaggccaaacacatagaaaaacaacatagaatgcccacccccaCTCACGCCGGCAGTGATCCAATGGGGAAAGTGTCATATTATACAAAATATACAAGTAGATTTAGCAAATATTCATGGATATACACGGGCAATAGCCCAAAATAAATAACCTCTGTGTCAGGCTTAACCTGACCTATCTGAACAGACACAGTTAGAGGGCAAGACCGCACAGCCTCCCCTTGAGACGCACAGCCTCTGTCTAACAGAAGCTCTAACAGGTAGCCTACACAcactgagtgttcaaaacattacaaacaccgtcctaatattaagttgcaccccTTTCCCCTTTGGACTCTACAGTACAAgctgtcaaaagcgttccacagggattctggcccatgttgattccaatgcatccaacagttgtgtcaggttggctggatgtccattgggtggtggaccattcttgatacacacggggaactgttgaacgtgaaaaacccagcagcgttgcagttcttgacacactcaaactggtgcaacccagttcaaaggcacttaaatcttttgtctttttatttatatatattttatttcagggGGTGGCTCAGCATTAACATTGCggatagttccattaatgtaattgtctgcatcatttccaatccccaatatatttttggggtaaatatatcaatatacatacatacatacacatacccattaatgtttatatatatatataaacattcatacacatatatatatacatacacatagacACTTTTTTTAAAGAATCCACCATTATTATTCCTAGCAAagcctaccacccctcccccaattgGTGTAAACTAGtaaacaataacacttaggcttctaccttcagtttatacatactatacacattttacagacacaatctattttacaatgtatatattttgtttgtttttagtccgtcgtctatttctgatgtccatccagtttgatttctatttgtaactgtgctatttcacaacatttctgaacctatatacattttacagaccccgtatgttttacattggttatcttgttattattagtcccacccttcagctccattcaaccccttccatctatctctcaacaccatccattttggatttctattttcAATATATTTTTCGACTgtgcttcacaaaagtactgaacctttctattctcatagcttctacagattgtaaattaaagattaATTTTTTTGCTAAagtaattattatattattgatcgattgactaagACTTTTCAattcacccagtattgctatctgcagcattagttctaggtaaatgttgcaattcttcagtcATTCCTGGAGCTGTGACCAAAAAACGAGCTAcgtatggacagtaccaaaataaatgatctaatgactgtACCTcctcgcagcaaaatctgcagagctgggaagattgtatcccccatatatataacattctattggttgcaagaatttttgAATCCAGCGTTGTTTTGCGTGTCAATTcttaaaccatgtgccatggaattggtacgtcgaaaatctcttcccaactatttagcaatttatatggcacagctgtcaattttttggtccttaaatgaaattggtatatatttttatgtatcacaattttctttagccatttttggtctttaatgcagggccgacagacaagttccttactttttccccttCCACTTGGTAATGCTGCAATTGGTCGGTTGCAATTTTGGGTAGAGCAAACATTTcgatatgtctgtgttagctgacaTAACTCCActagtcctatttatgatatcatttacagaaattatatatatatatatatttttaaatgatcgtaaaaaaaaagttttatggAGAAGTATATTTGTTGTTTTATTTGTTATGTCTTTTCAGGtgtattaaactgaaattgcaaccaactttctaaggcttgtttaaaaaaaataataatggaaAGTGAGCAGTTGttatctgaataaagggaaaaaggccattcttgaacatggggtgagataTTCTTActaatttactagagaaccattTTGGATGCAAGTATAaattttgtatgactgatgcctttactGAGAGGTCGAATGCTTTAACATTTAATATTTTCTGCTATCTGAATTCATGttcgttatataaataggccattttaattttgtctggcttgccatttcaaataaaattgaatattttttgttcatataatttaaaaagcaggtcactaggtgtaggcaaaacctTAATCAAATAGGTtaactgtgatatgactaaaaagtgaatcagggtgatttttccacagacagttattttcctttccatggtagcaagatcttatatattttttctaactttctattaaaatgtattggagtgagatcatttctttcttcTGGGATATGTAtgtaaatcttttgtcttgatGGTTCACCACCctctggcacacatacacaatccatgttccAATTGTCTgcctcaaagcttaaaaatccttctttaacctgtctcctccccttcatctacacagacTGAAGTGGATCATAcagtagctttcacctggatttccctggtcagtctatgtaatggaaagtcagctaacgttagccaccaaGCTAGAATTCATGACATTTCATACATTTtgaaaatttgtaacatattgcaCGTTTAGCAAATTTTGGGaacatataatacaaattgtaatttgtaacatatcatataaAATAGGTAATGTAAGTCCACAAATTAATATATACCATACAAAACGCAACATATAATGCTAAATGGGGTGTCacggatttacgtacagaatgatatgaaatgctctgagaccaggttgcaggCTCAAGGAAGGGAACGCCTGTAGTGTGTCAATGTATGAGTCAGCGAACAGGTGTTGTGCATGTTGTGTGTGAGAAATAACACTATTTTGGTTCGTCAAAGGTTTTACAAGCCTCATTCATTACTAGACATTATTTCCGATGTAACTAAGAACCAGTTTATTTCAAAT is from Oncorhynchus masou masou isolate Uvic2021 chromosome 32, UVic_Omas_1.1, whole genome shotgun sequence and encodes:
- the LOC135526017 gene encoding C-C chemokine receptor type 6-like, which encodes MEVHNATQTDEYDYYDPKDYTESYPDESGTEYICNLNLNHDMEIVIQTYIHSFICAFGLCGNALVIVTYAFYKKAKTMTDMYLLNVAVADLLFIVTLPLIIYNEQHDWSMGSVVCKALRGAYSINLYSGMLLLACISGDRYISIVQARRSFGLRSRTLIYSRLICTAIWALAIALSIPTVIYNERVEETNRLGETIAVCQAQFESNKTARLIKVLVPSLQMTMGFFLPILVMVFCYASIIWTLLKAHNTQRHKAVRVVLAVVVVFIVCHLPYNMALLYHTVALFQQRECEEEKVILTTLTTTRSVAYLHCCLNPILYAFVGVKFRNHFRKILVDLWCLGRKYIYPSCRSSRMTSDLYIPARKSTDGSNNENGSSFTM